The Clostridiaceae bacterium HFYG-1003 genome includes a window with the following:
- a CDS encoding carbon-nitrogen hydrolase family protein: MNRVNLALLQMKVESDVEANLTKLAERLGQLPQGTDLVVLPEMFVCPYETPNFPRYAQTRGEAVWQRLSDLARQHGIWLCAGSVPELDGGKVYNTSYVFDRSGREVARHRKVHLFDVNVPGGICFRESDTLTPGDEITVFDSEFGKIGLMICFDIRFPEQTRIMAERGARLVLVPAAFNLTTGPAHWDLSFRARALDNQLFLAGCSPARDLTASYHAYGHSLITGPWGDIRAQLDETEGMLSAAIDLDDCEAIRQGLPLLRSRRPELYR; the protein is encoded by the coding sequence ATGAATCGAGTAAACCTGGCTTTATTGCAAATGAAAGTGGAATCTGATGTGGAAGCGAATCTGACAAAACTGGCAGAACGTCTGGGCCAGCTGCCCCAGGGTACGGATCTGGTGGTGTTGCCGGAGATGTTTGTCTGTCCTTATGAAACACCGAATTTTCCCCGATATGCCCAAACGCGGGGGGAAGCCGTCTGGCAGAGGCTGTCCGACCTGGCCAGGCAGCATGGGATCTGGCTGTGTGCCGGCTCTGTCCCGGAACTGGACGGGGGAAAAGTGTACAACACCTCCTATGTGTTTGACCGGAGCGGCCGGGAAGTAGCCCGCCACCGAAAGGTTCACCTGTTTGACGTCAATGTCCCGGGGGGGATCTGCTTCCGGGAATCGGACACCCTGACCCCGGGGGATGAAATCACCGTTTTTGATTCGGAATTTGGCAAGATCGGCCTGATGATCTGCTTTGACATTCGCTTTCCGGAACAGACCCGGATCATGGCGGAGCGGGGAGCCCGGCTGGTCCTGGTTCCGGCCGCCTTCAACCTGACGACGGGTCCGGCCCACTGGGATCTGTCCTTCCGGGCCAGGGCGCTGGACAATCAGCTGTTCCTGGCAGGCTGTTCACCGGCCCGCGATCTGACCGCATCCTACCATGCCTACGGCCATTCCCTGATCACCGGCCCCTGGGGCGATATCCGCGCCCAGCTGGACGAAACGGAGGGCATGCTGTCCGCGGCCATTGATCTGGATGACTGTGAAGCCATTCGGCAGGGACTGCCGCTGCTTCGTTCCCGGCGTCCGGAACTGTATCGATAG